A part of Paenibacillus donghaensis genomic DNA contains:
- the kdpA gene encoding potassium-transporting ATPase subunit KdpA, producing the protein MGIVQLIVVILILLLLVKPAGTYLYYVFSNEPNRTDRLFAGPEKVIYRLIGLKRRGGMSWKKYAISFLVTNIVLVAFGYLILRLQKGLPLNPSGIGSMEQTLSFNTVISFMTNTNLQHYSGETGVSYFSQMAVMTMLMFTSAASGFSVALAFVRGITGRSSVGNFFEDFVKAHVRVFLPLALLMTLIMVGLQVPQTLKPTLELTTLEGQTQQIAIGPIASLESIKHLGTNGGGFFGANSAHPFENPSPLTNVLEILSMWLLPASLPYMYGLFAKNKRQGWMLFSAMMTLFVLLLGLNYYAETQGNPAIQATGIDASQGNIEGKEVRFGIAQSALFTTVTTAATTGSVNNMHDTLTPLGSITPLTLMMLNNVFGGKGVGLVNMLMYAMLGVFLCGLMVGRTPEFLGRKIEAREMKLIAIAILVHPLIILLPTAGAFLTELGTGSISNPGYHGLTQVLYEYVSSAANNGSGFEGLADNTSFWNLTTGVVMLLGRYVSIIAMLAVAGSLLRKRPVPETIGTFRTDNGLFTGILIGTVLIIGALTFLPVLVLGPIAEYLTLQ; encoded by the coding sequence GTGGGAATTGTGCAATTGATCGTAGTTATTCTTATTCTGCTGCTGCTGGTGAAGCCGGCAGGAACTTATCTATATTATGTCTTCTCCAATGAACCGAACCGAACGGACAGACTATTCGCCGGGCCGGAAAAGGTGATCTACCGCCTGATCGGGCTGAAGCGGCGAGGCGGCATGTCCTGGAAGAAATATGCAATCAGCTTCTTGGTAACCAACATCGTGCTGGTCGCCTTCGGCTATCTCATCCTGCGGCTGCAGAAGGGCCTTCCGTTGAATCCCAGCGGCATCGGCAGCATGGAACAGACACTCAGCTTCAACACGGTGATCAGCTTCATGACCAATACCAATCTGCAGCACTACAGCGGGGAAACAGGCGTCTCCTATTTCTCGCAGATGGCGGTCATGACGATGCTGATGTTCACCTCGGCAGCCAGCGGGTTCAGCGTGGCGCTGGCTTTTGTCAGAGGCATTACCGGACGCTCGTCGGTCGGGAACTTCTTCGAGGATTTCGTCAAAGCTCATGTGCGGGTCTTTCTGCCGCTGGCGCTGCTGATGACCCTAATTATGGTCGGACTGCAGGTACCGCAGACACTGAAGCCGACACTTGAGTTAACTACTCTGGAAGGCCAAACACAGCAGATTGCCATCGGGCCGATTGCCTCACTGGAATCGATCAAACATCTGGGCACGAACGGCGGCGGCTTCTTCGGGGCCAACTCGGCACATCCGTTCGAGAATCCCAGCCCGCTGACTAATGTACTGGAGATCCTCTCCATGTGGCTGCTGCCGGCATCACTGCCTTACATGTATGGATTGTTTGCGAAGAACAAACGGCAGGGCTGGATGCTGTTCAGTGCCATGATGACCTTGTTCGTGCTGCTGCTGGGACTGAACTATTACGCTGAAACCCAGGGCAACCCGGCTATTCAGGCGACGGGCATCGATGCCTCTCAGGGCAATATAGAAGGCAAGGAGGTCCGTTTCGGAATCGCCCAATCGGCACTGTTCACTACCGTAACTACGGCTGCCACCACTGGCAGTGTGAATAATATGCATGATACGTTAACCCCACTGGGCAGCATCACGCCACTTACGCTGATGATGCTGAACAATGTATTTGGAGGCAAAGGGGTCGGGTTGGTCAATATGCTGATGTACGCCATGCTCGGCGTCTTCCTCTGCGGGCTGATGGTTGGCAGAACACCGGAATTCCTGGGGAGGAAGATCGAAGCGAGGGAGATGAAGCTGATTGCGATCGCGATCCTCGTCCATCCGCTGATAATTCTGCTGCCTACGGCAGGAGCCTTCCTGACCGAGCTGGGTACAGGCAGCATTTCTAATCCAGGCTATCACGGGCTGACCCAGGTGCTATATGAATATGTCTCTTCTGCTGCCAATAACGGTTCAGGCTTCGAAGGGCTGGCAGACAACACCTCCTTCTGGAATCTTACCACTGGGGTAGTGATGCTGCTCGGCCGTTATGTATCGATTATCGCGATGCTGGCCGTAGCGGGTTCCTTGCTGCGCAAAAGACCGGTTCCTGAGACGATCGGCACCTTCCGCACGGACAATGGCCTGTTCACCGGCATTCTGATCGGTACCGTGCTGATCATCGGGGCACTGACCTTTCTCCCGGTGCTTGTACTTGGTCCGATTGCAGAATATTTAACTTTACAGTAG
- a CDS encoding response regulator: MNKPLILVVEDDRPIRKLITTTLETQGYKYHTAETGEASILEAVSSQPDIMILDLGLPDMDGVEIIRKVREWSNIPIIVVSARSEDRDKIDALDAGADDYLTKPFSVEELLARLRVSLRRIRYDSEKLLKDASIFTNGSLKIDYAAGCTWLDEEEIHLTPIEYKLLCLLARNVGKVLTHNYILHEIWGSHTYDVPALRVFMATLRKKIEAAPSQPKYIQTHIGVGYRMLQVGEDSKGI; encoded by the coding sequence ATGAATAAACCCTTGATTCTTGTCGTGGAGGATGACAGGCCTATCCGGAAGCTGATTACCACAACCCTGGAGACACAGGGCTATAAATATCACACGGCGGAAACCGGTGAAGCTTCCATTCTGGAGGCCGTGTCCAGCCAGCCGGATATTATGATTCTCGACCTGGGACTTCCTGACATGGACGGCGTGGAAATTATTAGAAAAGTGCGGGAATGGTCCAATATTCCCATCATCGTGGTCAGCGCACGCAGCGAAGACCGCGACAAAATCGATGCGCTGGACGCCGGAGCCGATGATTATCTGACCAAACCCTTCAGCGTGGAGGAGCTGTTGGCCAGGTTGCGGGTGAGCCTGCGGCGAATCCGTTATGACAGCGAGAAGCTGCTAAAGGACGCGTCGATTTTTACCAATGGAAGCTTGAAGATTGATTATGCGGCAGGCTGCACGTGGCTGGACGAGGAGGAAATCCATCTGACACCGATTGAATACAAGCTGCTATGCCTGCTGGCCAGAAATGTAGGCAAGGTACTAACTCATAATTATATCCTGCATGAGATCTGGGGCAGTCATACCTACGATGTTCCGGCCTTGCGTGTCTTCATGGCAACCCTGCGCAAAAAAATCGAAGCCGCTCCCTCGCAGCCGAAGTATATTCAGACGCATATTGGTGTTGGGTACCGGATGCTCCAGGTGGGCGAGGACAGCAAGGGGATCTGA
- a CDS encoding aspartyl-phosphate phosphatase Spo0E family protein has protein sequence MPINQGVTLDRVETARKRLYQVQQKYGFLTHPKVVEQSKKLDDLLNLYKPYSSQTAAHERKQAERII, from the coding sequence ATGCCAATCAATCAAGGTGTAACTTTGGATCGTGTCGAAACTGCCAGAAAGAGACTATACCAGGTCCAGCAAAAATATGGATTTCTGACCCACCCCAAAGTGGTCGAGCAATCCAAGAAATTAGATGATCTGTTAAACCTATACAAACCGTACTCTTCGCAGACCGCAGCCCATGAACGTAAGCAAGCCGAGAGAATTATCTAG
- the kdpF gene encoding K(+)-transporting ATPase subunit F produces MIATLLLFLYLVYALIHPEKF; encoded by the coding sequence ATGATAGCAACCCTGCTGTTGTTTCTCTATCTGGTGTACGCCTTGATCCATCCCGAGAAATTCTGA
- a CDS encoding sensor histidine kinase, which produces MADKKRGKLRIFLGYTEGVGRTLAMLKAAQEEHRSGVAILAGTIEHSEHPKIRAMLERMEYLAPQLLSPKDFDSLIFDLDQAIRSKPDLILLDGLAHTNVAGSRHRTRYKDIEELLRAGIHVYTTVHIAHIESLADKIASITGIPVQERIPDSVFERADQVELVDVDSPDPKDRPTLIALREIALRYTADQLKRIAAHISGQVMDTSFYTKDHILVCLSSAPSNQQVIRAAARMAEAFHGTFTALFVETPQTARLTPADKSVLRDNLKLAEQLGAQLATVYGEDIPAQIAEYAATSRVSKIVMGRSHHKRRWLSPTNLVDKLTASAPNMDIYIIPDTGSSRFKRTPAYTNPQKLSLADTAITLGILTGCTLIGLWFYFLGFREANIITVYILGVLLNAMLTKGRLYSAVTSLLSVLVFNYFFTEPYFSLQAYGSGYPVTFLVMLTASFITSTLTMRVKEQARQSAQKAYRTEVLLETSRKLQQAQDIPAIINETAQQMVKLLDRTVIFYAAQQSSLSAPLIFSRQGAVVEPQAYTAGYEREVADWVYKNNKRAGATTDTFSGASGLYHAVRGRDTVFAVAAIVMEQGNPLDAFEQSLMIAMLGECALALEKELLNAKQKEISLQIQQEQLRTNLLRAISHDLRTPLTSISGHAGILIGNSKVLGEQQKQELYTDIYDDSMWLINLVENLLSITRMDNGAVQLQLQGELLEEVIAEALLHVNRNSKDHTIITVVEEELLMARMDSRLMVQVLINIVDNAIKYTQTGSHITIAARRDQQMVVVEISDDGPGISEEAKSKLFDMFYTANNLRGDGRRGLGLGLSLCKSIVHAHGGELEVQNNDPQGTVFRFTLQAEEVTVHE; this is translated from the coding sequence ATGGCAGATAAGAAAAGGGGCAAGCTTAGGATTTTCCTCGGCTATACGGAAGGGGTGGGCAGAACCCTGGCGATGCTGAAGGCTGCCCAAGAGGAGCATAGAAGCGGGGTTGCTATCCTTGCCGGAACAATTGAACATTCAGAGCACCCTAAGATTAGAGCGATGCTGGAACGGATGGAATATTTAGCGCCGCAGCTGCTCTCTCCCAAGGATTTCGATAGCCTGATATTCGACCTGGACCAGGCCATCCGCAGCAAGCCGGACCTGATCCTGCTGGATGGGTTAGCCCATACCAATGTTGCCGGAAGCCGTCACAGAACAAGATATAAGGATATCGAAGAGCTGCTCCGGGCAGGCATCCACGTATATACCACCGTTCATATTGCCCATATTGAGAGCCTTGCAGATAAGATTGCTTCGATTACGGGCATTCCTGTGCAGGAACGGATTCCTGACAGCGTATTCGAGCGTGCGGATCAGGTGGAATTAGTCGACGTTGATTCCCCTGACCCGAAAGACCGCCCCACCCTCATAGCCTTGCGTGAAATCGCGCTGCGTTATACAGCAGATCAGCTGAAGCGGATTGCGGCCCACATCAGCGGGCAAGTGATGGATACAAGCTTCTATACGAAAGACCATATCCTGGTCTGCTTGTCCTCCGCCCCCTCCAACCAACAGGTAATTCGTGCTGCGGCAAGGATGGCCGAGGCCTTCCACGGCACGTTTACAGCACTATTTGTGGAAACTCCGCAAACAGCACGGTTAACCCCTGCGGATAAATCGGTGCTGAGGGACAACCTGAAACTGGCAGAGCAGCTCGGCGCACAGCTGGCCACCGTATATGGCGAGGATATTCCGGCCCAGATTGCCGAATACGCTGCAACCAGCCGGGTATCCAAGATTGTCATGGGACGTTCCCATCACAAGAGGAGGTGGCTAAGCCCAACCAATCTGGTCGATAAGCTGACCGCTTCCGCGCCAAATATGGATATTTATATCATTCCCGACACCGGATCTTCCCGCTTCAAGAGGACTCCCGCGTATACGAATCCCCAGAAGCTCTCGCTGGCCGACACAGCGATTACCTTAGGGATCTTGACGGGTTGTACTTTGATCGGACTTTGGTTTTATTTTCTTGGCTTTAGGGAAGCGAATATTATCACGGTGTATATTTTGGGCGTTCTGTTGAACGCGATGCTCACCAAGGGCAGGCTGTACAGTGCCGTCACGTCCTTATTAAGTGTGCTTGTGTTCAATTATTTCTTCACGGAGCCTTATTTCTCTCTGCAAGCCTATGGATCGGGTTACCCGGTGACTTTTCTGGTTATGCTGACGGCTTCTTTCATTACCAGCACACTTACGATGCGGGTGAAGGAGCAGGCTCGCCAATCCGCGCAAAAAGCCTACCGTACAGAGGTGCTGCTGGAAACGAGCCGTAAATTGCAGCAGGCCCAGGATATCCCCGCGATCATCAATGAAACGGCACAGCAAATGGTCAAGCTGCTGGACCGGACAGTTATTTTCTATGCCGCACAGCAATCCTCGTTGTCAGCACCGCTGATCTTCTCCAGGCAGGGGGCAGTTGTTGAACCGCAGGCCTATACCGCCGGGTACGAACGTGAGGTTGCGGACTGGGTCTATAAGAACAACAAACGTGCCGGAGCTACTACAGACACTTTCTCAGGGGCCAGCGGCCTGTACCATGCTGTTCGTGGGAGGGACACGGTATTTGCCGTTGCGGCCATTGTTATGGAGCAGGGTAACCCGCTGGACGCCTTTGAGCAGAGTCTGATGATTGCCATGCTGGGGGAATGTGCGCTGGCGCTGGAGAAAGAGCTGCTGAACGCGAAACAGAAGGAAATCTCTCTGCAGATCCAGCAGGAGCAGCTGCGCACCAATCTGCTGCGGGCAATCTCCCACGACCTGCGCACCCCCCTTACCAGTATTTCCGGCCATGCAGGCATTCTGATCGGGAACTCCAAGGTACTGGGTGAGCAGCAGAAGCAGGAGTTATACACCGATATTTATGACGACTCGATGTGGCTGATCAATCTGGTAGAGAATCTGCTGTCCATTACCCGGATGGACAATGGGGCAGTGCAGCTGCAGCTGCAGGGAGAGCTGCTGGAGGAGGTCATTGCCGAGGCACTGCTGCACGTGAATCGAAACAGCAAGGATCATACGATTATAACGGTAGTGGAAGAGGAGTTGCTCATGGCCCGCATGGATTCCCGCCTGATGGTGCAGGTTCTGATCAACATCGTGGACAACGCGATTAAATATACACAGACCGGTTCGCATATTACGATCGCGGCAAGACGCGACCAGCAGATGGTGGTTGTAGAAATCTCCGACGATGGCCCAGGTATCTCCGAGGAGGCCAAGTCGAAGCTGTTTGATATGTTCTATACGGCCAACAATCTTCGAGGGGATGGCAGGCGTGGTTTAGGTCTAGGGCTGTCGCTCTGCAAGTCGATTGTGCATGCGCATGGTGGTGAGCTTGAAGTGCAGAATAATGATCCGCAGGGGACAGTGTTTCGCTTCACCCTGCAGGCTGAGGAGGTGACGGTTCATGAATAA